Proteins encoded in a region of the Panicum hallii strain FIL2 chromosome 3, PHallii_v3.1, whole genome shotgun sequence genome:
- the LOC112886941 gene encoding type IV inositol polyphosphate 5-phosphatase 3-like isoform X1 translates to MLGWRLGRGAAAVVRMASSSSSLPSLPRLSIPAHRARHEAAMAASLGASRTLRNGGGRQMQDLVMQRWAEMVLCCGADWGCVPQLWNRVVLRKWLNIGAGSGDSDFSADERSEGEADREDMPGWKLELCNEERILAGLGASTTGANDVPYRLRRHRSEILRAQYVDVRELRICVGTWNVGGRFPPSDLDIEEWLDMEDPADIYVIGFQEIVPLNAGNIFGAEDNRPVSVWEQIIRETLNKNFSDPPSASRFNPSDAALSVEYESLIGSDNDSDGELQPLIEQDHNCRLQNKTDENFEAFPEEGLDKRIKRKRPEFVRIISKQMVGIFLSIWVRRSLRKHIQNLRVSTVGVGAMGYIGNKGSISVSMSIHQTPFCFVCCHLAAGEKDGDDLKRNSNVEEILRRTVFNPVHTVSMPMRIHDHERIIWFGDLNYRIDLSYERAHELISKQDWDGLFERDQMKRELRKGCTFDGWFEGVIRFPPTYKYEFDSGSYVNDESKSGRRTPAWCDRILSYGKGIRLLSYKRGELTLSDHRPVTAVYLVEVEVFRRRKLRRALTFTDAEVERYLSSEDDGFRNQKVVEAWDMHEP, encoded by the exons ATGCTCGGGTGGCGTCTGGGCAGGGGAGCTGCTGCAGTCGTGCGCATGgcgtcctcttcctcctccctcccctccttGCCGCGGCTATCCATCCCTGCTCACCGAGCACGCCACGAGGCAGCCATGGCTGCTTCGCTCGGCGCCTCGCGGACTCTGCGTAACGGCGGCGGGAGGCAGATGCAG GATCTTGTGATGCAAAGGTGGGCTGAGATGGTGTTGTGTTGTGGCGCGGATTGGGGATGCGTGCCGCAGCTGTGGAACAGGGTGGTTCTGCGCAAGTGGCTTAACATCGGCGCGGGGTCCGGGGACTCCGACTTCAGCGCCGACGAGCGCTCTGAAGGCGAGGCCGACCGCGAAG ACATGCCTGGTTGGAAGCTTGAACTATGTAATGAAGAAAGGATATTAGCTGGATTGGGTGCAAGCACGACTG GTGCGAATGATGTACCTTACAGGCTTAGAAGGCACAGATCAGAGATCCTTCGTGCTCAGTATGTTGATGTTAGAGAACTCAG GATCTGCGTGGGGACATGGAATGTTGGAGGAAGATTTCCACCCAGTGACCTAGATATTGAAGAATGGTTGGATATGGAGGATCCAGCTGATATCTATGTTATTGG ATTTCAAGAGATCGTTCCACTCAATGCTGGGAACATATTTGGTGCTGAAGACAATCGTCCAGTTTCTGTATGGGAGCAAATCATCCGTGAAACTTTGAATAAGAATTTTTCAGATCCTCCTTCAGCGTCAAGATTCAATCCATCAGATGCTGCTCTTTCCGTGGAATATGAATCGCTTATTGGGTCCGATAATGATAGTGATGGGGAACTTCAACCGTTGATTGAGCAAGACCATAATTGTCGACTTCAAAATAAAACAGATGAGAATTTTGAAGCTTTTCCGGAAGAGGGTTTAGATAAGAGAATAAAAAGGAAAAGGCCAGAATTTGTACGGATAATAAGCAAGCAAATGGTGGGAATATTTCTTTCGATTTGGGTTCGGAGAAGCTTGCGGAAGCACATTCAGAATTTGAGAGTATCAACTGTTGGTGTAGGCGCGATGGGTTATATTGGTAACAAG GGATCAATATCAGTCAGCATGTCTATACATCAGACTCCTTTCTGCTTTGTTTGTTGCCACCTGGCTGCTGGTGAAAAAGATGGAGATGACCTAAAAAGGAATTCAAATGTCGAAGAAATACTTCGAAGAACAGTGTTTAACCCAGTCCATACTGTAAGCATGCCTATGAGAATACATGACCATGA AAGGATTATATGGTTCGGAGACCTCAACTATCGGATTGACTTATCCTATGAAAGGGCACACGAACTAATCTCCAAACAGGACTGGGATGGATTGTTTGAGAGGGATCAG ATGAAAAGAGAACTGAGGAAAGGATGCACATTTGACGGCTGGTTTGAAGGAGTTATCAGATTTCCTCCAACATATAAGTATGAGTTTGACTCAGGAAGCTATGTAAACGATGAGAGTAAATCTGGGAGAAGAACTCCTGCATG GTGTGACCGCATTCTTTCATATGGAAAGGGAATCAGGCTACTTTCCTACAAGAGGGGGGAGCTTACACTTTCCGATCACCGCCCTGTGACTGCAGTTTACTTGGTGGAGGTTGAAGTTTTCCGCCGCAGAAAGCTAAGGAGGGCTCTAACATTCACTGATGCGGAGGTTGAGCGCTACCTATCATCCGAGGACGACGGCTTTCGGAACCAAAAAGTTGTTGAAGCATGGGATATGCATGAACCATGA
- the LOC112886941 gene encoding type IV inositol polyphosphate 5-phosphatase 3-like isoform X2, with the protein MLGWRLGRGAAAVVRMASSSSSLPSLPRLSIPAHRARHEAAMAASLGASRTLRNGGGRQMQDLVMQRWAEMVLCCGADWGCVPQLWNRVVLRKWLNIGAGSGDSDFSADERSEGEADREDMPGWKLELCNEERILAGLGASTTGANDVPYRLRRHRSEILRAQYVDVRELRICVGTWNVGGRFPPSDLDIEEWLDMEDPADIYVIGFQEIVPLNAGNIFGAEDNRPVSVWEQIIRETLNKNFSDPPSASRFNPSDAALSVEYESLIGSDNDSDGELQPLIEQDHNCRLQNKTDENFEAFPEEGLDKRIKRKRPEFVRIISKQMVGIFLSIWVRRSLRKHIQNLRVSTVGVGAMGYIGNKGSISVSMSIHQTPFCFVCCHLAAGEKDGDDLKRNSNVEEILRRTVFNPVHTVSMPMRIHDHERIIWFGDLNYRIDLSYERAHELISKQDWDGLFERDQMKRELRKGCTFDGWFEGVIRFPPTYKYEFDSGSYVNDESKSGRRTPACLLGGG; encoded by the exons ATGCTCGGGTGGCGTCTGGGCAGGGGAGCTGCTGCAGTCGTGCGCATGgcgtcctcttcctcctccctcccctccttGCCGCGGCTATCCATCCCTGCTCACCGAGCACGCCACGAGGCAGCCATGGCTGCTTCGCTCGGCGCCTCGCGGACTCTGCGTAACGGCGGCGGGAGGCAGATGCAG GATCTTGTGATGCAAAGGTGGGCTGAGATGGTGTTGTGTTGTGGCGCGGATTGGGGATGCGTGCCGCAGCTGTGGAACAGGGTGGTTCTGCGCAAGTGGCTTAACATCGGCGCGGGGTCCGGGGACTCCGACTTCAGCGCCGACGAGCGCTCTGAAGGCGAGGCCGACCGCGAAG ACATGCCTGGTTGGAAGCTTGAACTATGTAATGAAGAAAGGATATTAGCTGGATTGGGTGCAAGCACGACTG GTGCGAATGATGTACCTTACAGGCTTAGAAGGCACAGATCAGAGATCCTTCGTGCTCAGTATGTTGATGTTAGAGAACTCAG GATCTGCGTGGGGACATGGAATGTTGGAGGAAGATTTCCACCCAGTGACCTAGATATTGAAGAATGGTTGGATATGGAGGATCCAGCTGATATCTATGTTATTGG ATTTCAAGAGATCGTTCCACTCAATGCTGGGAACATATTTGGTGCTGAAGACAATCGTCCAGTTTCTGTATGGGAGCAAATCATCCGTGAAACTTTGAATAAGAATTTTTCAGATCCTCCTTCAGCGTCAAGATTCAATCCATCAGATGCTGCTCTTTCCGTGGAATATGAATCGCTTATTGGGTCCGATAATGATAGTGATGGGGAACTTCAACCGTTGATTGAGCAAGACCATAATTGTCGACTTCAAAATAAAACAGATGAGAATTTTGAAGCTTTTCCGGAAGAGGGTTTAGATAAGAGAATAAAAAGGAAAAGGCCAGAATTTGTACGGATAATAAGCAAGCAAATGGTGGGAATATTTCTTTCGATTTGGGTTCGGAGAAGCTTGCGGAAGCACATTCAGAATTTGAGAGTATCAACTGTTGGTGTAGGCGCGATGGGTTATATTGGTAACAAG GGATCAATATCAGTCAGCATGTCTATACATCAGACTCCTTTCTGCTTTGTTTGTTGCCACCTGGCTGCTGGTGAAAAAGATGGAGATGACCTAAAAAGGAATTCAAATGTCGAAGAAATACTTCGAAGAACAGTGTTTAACCCAGTCCATACTGTAAGCATGCCTATGAGAATACATGACCATGA AAGGATTATATGGTTCGGAGACCTCAACTATCGGATTGACTTATCCTATGAAAGGGCACACGAACTAATCTCCAAACAGGACTGGGATGGATTGTTTGAGAGGGATCAG ATGAAAAGAGAACTGAGGAAAGGATGCACATTTGACGGCTGGTTTGAAGGAGTTATCAGATTTCCTCCAACATATAAGTATGAGTTTGACTCAGGAAGCTATGTAAACGATGAGAGTAAATCTGGGAGAAGAACTCCTGCATG TTTACTTGGTGGAGGTTGA
- the LOC112884021 gene encoding tRNA(His) guanylyltransferase 1-like: protein MANSEYEYVKREFEFDRRLPPSNWIVVRIDGCHFHRFSKIHAFEKPNDENALRLMNACATAMLEKFPDIVFAYGVSDEYSFVFREETEFYHRRESKILSLCVSYFTSVYVMKWKDFFPNKELKEPPYFDARAVCYPNLKTIRDYLAWRQVDCHINNQYNTCFWMLVKSGKSEQAAQLALKGTFAKDKNELLAQQFQINYDDEPAMFRKGSSVYREKVETTVKIDDYGTPIKRPRLKVTVAHVDIIGPEFWENHQHILREGKFMHEFVKKFGIDRILPPCNWIVVRISGCQFDQFSIIHSLDKPNDETALRLMNASASLMMEQYPDIVFGYGFSNEYSFVFHEKTELYQRQESLILSSCSSYFTSCYVTKWKEFSPHKELMQTPRFEAEALCYPKLKIVCEYLSWRQAECHAGNQYNTCFWMLVKSGKSETEAHEILKGTLSKDKNELLFQQFQTNYNNEPAMFRKGSCIYRRKVEELAEAEGGDNGTARERWDVKVDHVDLGPGFWRKHPWIMTNCN, encoded by the exons ATGGCCAACAGCGAGTATGAGTATGTGAAGAGGGAATTCGAGTTCGATCGCCGTCTTCCGCCCTCTAACTGGATCGTTGTCCGCATCGACGGCTGCCACTTCCATCG GTTCTCAAAGATTCACGCTTTTGAGAAACCGAACGATGAGAATGCTCTAAGATTGATGAACGCTTGTGCCACTGCTATGCTTGAGAAATTCCCTGACATAGTCTTTGCTTATGGTGTTAGTGATGAGTACAG CTTTGTTTTCAGAGAGGAAACAGAATTTTATCACAGGCGAGAGAG CAAAATTCTTTCTTTATGTGTTTCCTACTTCACTTCTGTGTACGTAATGAAGTGGAAAGACTTCTTTCCTAACAAAGAGTTGAAGGAGCCACCATATTTTGATGCACGGGCTGTATGTTACCCAAATTTGAAGACTATTCGTGATTATTTGGCTTGGAGACAAGTGGACT GTCATATAAATAATCAATACAATACCTGCTTCTGGATGTTGGTGAAATCTGGAAAAAGTGAACAAGCAGCTCAGCTAGCATTGAAG GGAACATTTGCAAAGGACAAGAATGAGCTGCTTGCTCAACAATTCCAAATAAATTATGATGATGAACCAGCTATGTTCCGCAAAGGATCCAGTGTTTACCGAGAGAAG GTAGAAACAACAGTGAAGATTGATGACTATGGGACTCCAATAAAAAGACCACGATTGAAAGTTACAGTAGCACATGTCGATATCATAGGGCCTGAGTTTTGGGAAAATCATCAGCACATTCTTCGGGAAG GCAAATTTATGCATGAGTTTGTGAAGAAGTTTGGCATCGACCGCATTCTTCCACCTTGTAATTGGATTGTCGTTCGCATCAGTGGCTGCCAATTTGATCA ATTCTCAATAATTCATTCACTTGACAAGCCAAATGACGAGACTGCTCTAAGGCTGATGAATGCATCTGCATCTTTGATGATGGAGCAATACCCTGACATTGTATTTGGCTATGGTTTTAGCAACGAGTATAG TTTTGTGTTCCATGAGAAGACTGAACTATATCAGAGACAGGAGAG CTTAATCCTTTCATCATGCTCTTCATATTTCACTTCTTGTTACGTGACAAAATGGAAAGAGTTTTCTCCCCACAAGGAATTAATGCAGACACCACGTTTTGAGGCAGAAGCTCTGTGTTATCCAAAACTAaagatagtatgtgaatacttGTCATGGAGGCAAGCAGAGT GCCATGCTGGCAACCAATACAATACATGCTTCTGGATGCTAGTGAAATCTGGAAAAAGTGAAACGGAAGCTCATGAGATATTGAAG GGAACATTATCTAAAGATAAAAATGAGTTGCTTTTTCAGCAATTCCAGACGAACTACAACAATGAGCCTGCTATGTTTCGAAAGGGTTCATGTATTTATCGGCGAAAG GTGGAAGAACTTGCGGAGGCGGAGGGAGGCGACAATGGCACCGCAAGAGAACGGTGGGATGTGAAAGTGGACCACGTTGACCTGGGACCTGGATTCTGGCGAAAACACCCTTGGATAATGACTAATTGCAATTAG